The proteins below come from a single Juglans regia cultivar Chandler chromosome 12, Walnut 2.0, whole genome shotgun sequence genomic window:
- the LOC109017691 gene encoding probable esterase KAI2 — MGIVEDAHNVKVLGFGDRNIVLAHGFGTDQSVWKHLIPHLLDDNKRIILYDNMGAGTTNPDYFDFQRYSTLEGYTYDLLAILEELRVDSCVFVGHSVSAMIGAIASISRPDLFSKIIMVGASPRYLNDVDYYGGFEQEDLDQLFEAMRSNYKAWCSGFAPLAVGGDMDSVAVQEFSRTLFNMRPDIALSVAQTIFQSDMRQILCLVTVPCHIIQSMQDLAVPVVVSEYLHQNLGGESIVEVMSSDGHLPQLSSPEVVIPVLLRHIRHDIAL; from the exons ATGGGGATCGTCGAAGACGCTCACAACGTGAAGGTTTTGGGTTTTGGCGACCGAAACATAGTGCTTGCCCATGGCTTCGGCACCGACCAGTCTGTTTGGAAGCATCTTATTCCTCACCTCCTCGACGACAACAAACGCATCATTTTGTACGACAACATGGGCGCCGGAACCACCAACCCGGACTACTTCGATTTCCAACGCTACTCTACTCTTGAGGGTTATACTTACGACTTGCTCGCCATTCTGGAAGAGCTACGTGTTGATTCCTGCGTCTTTGTCGGCCATTCAGTCTCGGCCATGATCGGTGCCATCGCCTCCATCTCTCGTCCCGATCTCTTCTCCAAGATTATCATGGTCGGCGCCTCCCCGAG GTACTTGAACGATGTGGATTACTATGGAGGGTTCGAGCAAGAAGATCTAGACCAACTATTCGAAGCGATGAGGTCAAACTACAAGGCATGGTGTTCAGGGTTCGCTCCACTCGCCGTGGGCGGGGACATGGACTCGGTGGCGGTCCAAGAGTTCAGCCGGACTCTTTTCAACATGAGACCCGACATAGCGCTGAGCGTGGCGCAGACCATTTTCCAAAGCGATATGAGACAAATACTATGTCTGGTCACCGTGCCTTGCCATATAATACAGAGCATGCAAGACCTGGCCGTGCCGGTCGTGGTGTCGGAATACTTGCATCAGAACCTCGGCGGTGAGTCGATCGTGGAAGTCATGTCTTCAGACGGTCATCTTCCCCAATTGAGCTCGCCGGAAGTCGTAATTCCAGTGCTTCTCAGGCATATTCGTCACGATATTGCTTTATGA